The genome window AAAAATGGATTCTTACCGTTTCCAGATACGATCCAATAAAAAAATACATATCCAAATTGTAATTTATTACCATTCTAAATGAGTTGTTCCTGTTTTAGCTATAGATAGTTTATTTCCTGTTCGGACCTAGGTCAAACAAAAAAGAATTGAAGCCCGATAAGTCAGCATTCAAAATGGGAGAAGCATCATGACTCCCAAGAAGAAAATTGTAAAATCGCAATCTAAGAAGAAGGCTACTTCGCAACAAGATGTTTCTTCTAAAGGAAAAGTTGCAGCAAAGAAAAAAACTGCAGAAAATACTAAGTCGGCTTCTAAGACTAAAGCGATCCAGTCGAAGGATACAGTTACGAAAACGACTCCTGCGACCGAGAAAAGCTCCATACCTAAAAGTTCGGATTCTAAGATATCCAAATCATTTTCAGTAAAAAAAGCTAATGAACAATCCCAAAGTTTCGCACAAGATTCCTTTATATACGAAGATGATCATTTACAAAAACCTATTTCCAATCCGAATCGAGACATCATAAAGATTCTTATACGAAACCCTCATGAAGCATTCGTGTTTTGGAATATACTCCCATCTACTTATGCAAGAGCTGTAAATTTCTTTCATGCATCGGAAGATCAGATTGGCTTGAAGATTGATATTGAATATCTTTCGGGCCAAGGCAAAAAACAATCTCAATCTATCCAATTACATCCACTGTCACAAAGTTATTTATTTCGATTTGATAAACCAGTTACTCATCTATCAGCAAATCTCTCAGCAATTCATGAAGGGATTGGTTTTCACTTATTTGATTGTGCTCCTGTTAGCTTACCCAGAGATGAATCATCCGATGTATGGGATGAAGATTGGGTAAATCCGGAATGGGTAAGAACAGGAATTTTGATAAAAGGCCAAGATGGCAAATATCGATTTGCTATGGCGAGTGAGCAGAGTGAGATTGATCCAGTGACTCGTGAGAAACTGAGATCTGCCCTTGAGCAGAGATTAGGTGGATCTTCTCCTTTTGGTTCTTCATTTGGAAGTTCAACTTCCCAAGGATTTTCCAAATGACACCGATTGGTAATTTACTTTTTGTTCTGCATGCCCATCTACCGTTCGTTCGTCATCCTGGATACAAGCGTCCATTTATAGAAGAGAACTGGCTTAATGAGGCAATTTTGGAAACCTATATTCCGCTTCTAAGAGTTTTTGAGAATTTAAAAAAGGACGGAGTCTACTTTCGAGTGACTATGTCTTTTTCGCCTACTCTTACTTCTATGCTCACAGATCCTTATCTCCAAGATAAATTTCGATCCTTTATTCGGAATTTAATTCAATTGGCAGAAAAGGAAGCAAGTCGCACAGATTACGATCCTCATCTGAACTATCTATCCAAAAGATATCTAGAGCATTTCGTAGATACAGAACGTATTTTCGAAGAGTGCGGTGGAGATTTAACTATTGCTTTTCGTAAATTTCTAGAAGAAGGAAGTTTAGAAATCATTACTTGCCCAGCAACACATGGATTTCTTCCTTTTATGGAAAGCGAACCGTCGGCTGTTCGAGCGCAGATAAGGAATGGAAGAAGATCTCACCGTAGAGTCTGGGGTCGCGATCCAAAAGGAATATGGCTTTCTGAATGTGGATATTTTAAAGGTTTAGAAAAATTCTTAGCTGATGAAGGAATTCGATATTTCTTTGTAGATTCGCACGGAATCGAACATTCTGTACCCAAACCATTGTTTGGAGTTCATGCTCCAGTTGAAGTTGGTTCAGGTGTATTTGCTTTTGGGCGAGATCAAGAAAGTTCGAGACAAGTCTGGAGTGCTCAAGATGGCTATCCTGGAGATTTCCGATATCGTGAATACTATCGAGATATTGGACATGATTTAGATTATAATTATATAAACCATTTTCTCAATTCCGATGGAATTCGAATCAATACTGGAATTAAATATTACCAGATTACTGGCAAAAAACAAGATAAACAATACTATAACCCTGATGCTGCGATGGAAGCGTGTGGATTACATGCTACGGATTTTTTAAATAGAAGAATCGAACAAGCAAAACAATTCCATTCAGAATTTGGACAACCTGCCATAATCGTTAGTCCATATGATGCAGAATTGTTTGGCCATTGGTGGTATGAAGGTCCACAATTTATTGAATTTTTATTCAAGAAAATCCATTTTGATCAGACTTCTATAAAACCGATTCACGCGATGGAGACTCCAGGAGTAATTCCGAGGATTCAAAGTGTTGGTATGTCGATGTCAAGTTGGGGCGAAAATGGATATGGAGATGTATGGCTCAACCCAACAAACGATTGGATATATCCACATTTATTGTCCTGTGCGATTGATATGCATGAGATGGCAAACATTTACAAATCAACGGAAGATGCCTGGGAAATTCGTGTGTTGAAGCAAATGGGTCGAGAGCTATTGCTTGCGCAAAGTTCAGATTGGGCTTTTATTATGAAGACTGGAACCATGGTTGACTATGCAGTTCGTCGAACCAATGTTCATGTGAACTGCTTTCAAAGTCTCAAAGCTGTGCTAATGCGAAAAGATGAGCAAGATCCAATTCTTGAGAGGACAGAATTGGAGCATAATATATTTCCAGATATTGATTTTAAGGACTGGTTGTAAGGTTCGTTAGTTGAACAACAGATCTTTCATCGCTTGGACAAGATTTCCAATTGGCAGACAACTCAATAGATGGATTGATATTTCTATCTAAGTATCTGTAGATCTTTGCCGCTTGGGTAAAATGTGTTTTGGCTTTGCAATATTCTGAAACCCGGATCAAACTTCCTACGATCGCAAGATGATTTCTTGCAGTTTCTTCGGACAGACTCATTCCCATTTCGTAACGGATTCCTAAAGCGACAGAAAGATCTTGAATGGATTCACGAAATTTACCAGTTTCTTGCAATTTCATTCCAGATAGGAAATGATTTTTTGCAGTTTCCATAGCTTTGGAAGCTCGTTCTTTCATGACGATTGATTTCGCTAGAATTTTGGCATCGACCGAATCGTTCGCAGCCAATTCTGCTGAGAAAATAATCAATATGCTAATTAAAAAAATAAATCTTTTCATAAACTGCCCCTTACTCATCTATTCTAAGTATTGCAGAAATCGTGCCAATTCGTCCAATGGTATTGGAAAGTCTCTGCTGGGCGACCGCTCGTTGGATACTCCATTTGCCATAGGACGCAAGTCTTAAGGCTTGGAATTGCAACGGGAGGAAAGTCCGGACACAAGGAAACCATCAGTCCAGGTAATGCCTGGTTCTTTGTTGGAAAATCACTTCTGGGTTTACCTGGTTTTGATTGACCCTCAAGGAAGGAAAGTGCCACAGAAAATATACCGCTCAAGCACCATTTTACGCTCGCAAGCGGTATCCCCGTTAACGAGCTAAATGGTGCTGGGTAAGGGTGAAATGGCGAGGTAAGAGCTCACCGCTTCGATCGTAAGAAAGAGGGCATGGTAAACCCACTGTAGTGCAATCCCAAGTAAACGGCCGTTTGTAGCAGGTTTCGCGAGGCCTTAGGGTAGGGAGCATGTCTTGGAAATTCATTTCCAAGCTAGATAAATGGTCGCCCACGACAGAATCCGGCTTATAGGTAGAGACTTTCCGCTTTTTTTATTAATTATTTTTTTTCTTAAATAGTGTTACAAGTTGTTCACGAAGTTTTTCGGGAAATATGATGGAACATACGGATGTTGTTCTAGTTAAAGCATCATAGTAAGATTCAAAATACGCTGGGTCATTGAAATCACTAATGCCAATCAGAATGACAAATCTTGCTTCGCGACCATGAAATTCATGCAAGTCGGCAATTCTCACGGAACTATTTCCAGAATGACTTCTATTGATATGGTGATTTCCATTATAAGCAATCACGAGAGGCTGTCCGTTTTTGGTGGAATCATAATAATCAATAATTTTTTTTGTAAGATCGGGATTGAGAGAAAGTATCACAATTTCTTCTTGTTCTAGATCCAATTCACGGAGTCCGTATTGAATAGACCAACTCAACTTTTGAAAGATTTCTTCTTCAGATTCAATCGTAACATAATGAATTCCTGTTATATCCGGAAGAAGACTCGGAATCACTTCCTTACGTCCTAATATGCAGGCCTGCTCATATACTTTTCTAGGTGTGCGAATATTTTCTTTCCAGACAACTTCACGGTCAGCAATTCCTTTGAGTTGCGTTAAGGCTTCTTTATATTTTAAAATATCGATCGACTTATAAAAATCTCCAAATAACAGCCATTTGCCTGCACTCATTCCACCCTTGAGGATTGAATCAAGTTTAGAAATAAAGTCTTGATTCAAATACTCTTCAGTGGAATCTAGAATTAAAAATTCGGATTTTTTGGTCAGTGTATCAAAATTGTTTTCATTTATAAAATGTACAAATCGCCAATCTCGGAAACGAGAAAATCTATTG of Leptospira sp. GIMC2001 contains these proteins:
- a CDS encoding DUF4912 domain-containing protein, whose translation is MTPKKKIVKSQSKKKATSQQDVSSKGKVAAKKKTAENTKSASKTKAIQSKDTVTKTTPATEKSSIPKSSDSKISKSFSVKKANEQSQSFAQDSFIYEDDHLQKPISNPNRDIIKILIRNPHEAFVFWNILPSTYARAVNFFHASEDQIGLKIDIEYLSGQGKKQSQSIQLHPLSQSYLFRFDKPVTHLSANLSAIHEGIGFHLFDCAPVSLPRDESSDVWDEDWVNPEWVRTGILIKGQDGKYRFAMASEQSEIDPVTREKLRSALEQRLGGSSPFGSSFGSSTSQGFSK
- a CDS encoding glycoside hydrolase family 57 protein, with the protein product MTPIGNLLFVLHAHLPFVRHPGYKRPFIEENWLNEAILETYIPLLRVFENLKKDGVYFRVTMSFSPTLTSMLTDPYLQDKFRSFIRNLIQLAEKEASRTDYDPHLNYLSKRYLEHFVDTERIFEECGGDLTIAFRKFLEEGSLEIITCPATHGFLPFMESEPSAVRAQIRNGRRSHRRVWGRDPKGIWLSECGYFKGLEKFLADEGIRYFFVDSHGIEHSVPKPLFGVHAPVEVGSGVFAFGRDQESSRQVWSAQDGYPGDFRYREYYRDIGHDLDYNYINHFLNSDGIRINTGIKYYQITGKKQDKQYYNPDAAMEACGLHATDFLNRRIEQAKQFHSEFGQPAIIVSPYDAELFGHWWYEGPQFIEFLFKKIHFDQTSIKPIHAMETPGVIPRIQSVGMSMSSWGENGYGDVWLNPTNDWIYPHLLSCAIDMHEMANIYKSTEDAWEIRVLKQMGRELLLAQSSDWAFIMKTGTMVDYAVRRTNVHVNCFQSLKAVLMRKDEQDPILERTELEHNIFPDIDFKDWL
- a CDS encoding nuclease-related domain-containing DEAD/DEAH box helicase; the encoded protein is MIFPEYYPKNTKDFSNESVFHARFKKEMGREAIVYYSVKFITPDVPMREIDFIVVTPKLILCIELKNGKWRYRDSTWKFYNRRSKNWEEQENKPYKGPVDQIRSGRKILGEFLNNHNSFEDPVPDAYFKSCIFFLKNDPSDFPVPDKEKEFFVGKSKLKNKNLTMREIIKDLEDPNLPPLSQEQMKNVNEIIQVNLNFVEDFDSRLNSQQKKLIALTHEQFELLSRRKKFSRTIVLGIPGSGKTIVALEQARRLELERIKTVFITGNTYLANRFSRFRDWRFVHFINENNFDTLTKKSEFLILDSTEEYLNQDFISKLDSILKGGMSAGKWLLFGDFYKSIDILKYKEALTQLKGIADREVVWKENIRTPRKVYEQACILGRKEVIPSLLPDITGIHYVTIESEEEIFQKLSWSIQYGLRELDLEQEEIVILSLNPDLTKKIIDYYDSTKNGQPLVIAYNGNHHINRSHSGNSSVRIADLHEFHGREARFVILIGISDFNDPAYFESYYDALTRTTSVCSIIFPEKLREQLVTLFKKKNN